In Spirosoma pollinicola, the genomic window CCAACTTACCCGAAAAGGTACGGGTGGGCGTGATCAATGTGGCTGTTGGTGGCTGCAAGGTCGAGCTGTTCGATAAAGATCATTACGAGTCATACGTCACGACGGTGCCGGGCTGGATGAAAAATTTCATCAAGGAATACGATGGTAATCCATACGCCCGACTGGTCGAGATGGCGAAACTGGCGCAGAAAGACGGGGTTATCAAAGGCATTCTGCTGCATCAGGGCGAGTCGAACACCAATGACACGCTCTGGACGAAAAAGGTAAAGGTCGTGTACGATAACCTGATGAACGACCTGGATCTGAAACCCAAAAAGGTACCGTTATTAGCTGGTGAAACGGTCAATGCTGATCAGGGGGGCATCTGTGCGAGCATGAACAATATCATTGCCACCCTCCCGCAAACGATCAAAAACGCGCACGTAATTTCATCTGCTGGCTGTACCGATTCGGCTGATAATCTGCATTTCAACGCGGCAGGCTATCGGGAACTGGGCAAACGCTACGCCACGCAAATGCTGTCGCTGCTGGGTTATAAATCGAGTGCGACGAATTAGGCGGGGTGTAAGATAAGGCGATGCTTTTGTCTTCCGGTTTTTGTCATCCCGACCGGTCCGCCGGTGCGGTCAGGAGGGATCTCCGGTAAATGCAAAAAAAGTCTCCTACCGAAGATCCCTCCTACCGTCGGGATGACAAAAAAAGCGGAATGACAAAAAACACAAAAAAACGGCGTGACAAAAGCCTCGGAATTATCTTAAACCACAATAAAATGAACTGTTCTAATTCGCCAAAACTGGCCGATACAAAGCGATACGCACCCATGAAAGCACTAGCTCTGGCTGCCTTAGCCGGTTGGCTATTCGCTGTTCCATTAGTGTCCAACGCGCAGGAAATCATTTCATTATATACGGGTCCAGTGCCAAACTCCAAACCATCGGACGTGCAGGAGTCGGGGGTAGATCCGGGTATTTTGAAAGGAATTACCAAGCCCACACTGGAGTATTTTAAACCCGCGCCCGACAAGGCATCCGGGGCAGCTGTTATCATCATTCCTGGTGGCGGCTATGGTGTGGTCGTGTATCAGGGCGAGGGGATCAATATCGCAAAAGCTCTGGCCGAAAAAGGAGTGGCGGCTTTCATTCTGAAATATCGGTTGCCTAGTGACGCTATCATGCCCGACAAAAAAATAGGGCCGTTGCAGGATGCCCAACAGGCCATAAAACTGGTTCGTGATGGGGCCGCCAAGTGGGGTGTAGATCCGGCTAAAGTGGGCGTTATGGGCTTTTCAGCAGGTGGGCATTTGGCTTCGACTGCAGCTACGCATTTCGAGAAAGCCTATATCGACAATACCAGCAACACCAACTTGCGCCCTGATTTTCAGATTCTGATTTATCCAGTCATCAGTATGCGCGATAGCCTGACGCACGGTGGCTCGCATGACAATTTACTGGGCAAAAATCCATCGCGGCAGGACGTTGATCTGTTCTCCAATGAATTGCAGGTACGGGCCAACACACCCCCAACGTACCTGACCCACGCAGCCGATGATAAACTTGTTGACGTGGACAACAGCATTATCTATTTCGAAAAACTGAGACACCTGAACGTGCCCGTCGAAATGCACATCTACCCCAAAGGCGACCACGGCTTTATTTTCCGGCATCCCGGCTGGATGGAGCCGCTGTTTGCCTGGATGACCATCAATCAGTGGATTAAAAACTGAGTTTGACCATGACTAAGCCTTTCTTTATTCAACTTGTGTTTTTTGTGCTGACCAGCCTTTCCGGCTTTTCACAATCGACACCGCCACAACCCGTTGGGCCGCTGCCCAATGCCAACCAGTTGCGTTGGCAAAAAATGGAATATTACGCCTTTATCCATTTTTCGATCAACACCTATACCGACATGGCCTGGGGGCTGGGTAACGAAGACCCGAAGCTGTTTAATCCGACGAAACTGGATTGTCGGCAGTGGGCGCGTATCTGTAAAGAAGCTGGTATGAAAGGCATCATTTTTACGGCCAAACACCATAGTGGGTTCTGCCTGTGGCCCTCGAAATACACGGAGTATTCGGTGAAGAATGTGCCTTGGCGCAATGGGAAGGCCGATATCGTCCGCGAACTGGCCGATGCCTGCAAAGAATACGGCTTAAAATTTGGCGTCTACCTGTCGCCCTGGGATAGAAACCATGCCGACTACGGCAAGCCGGAGTATATCACCTACTTCCGCAACCAGCTGACGGAACTGTTGACCAATTACGGCGACATTTTTGAAGTCTGGTACGATGGAGCAAACGGCGGGTCAGGCTATTATGGCGGAGCCAACGAAACCCGTAAGATCGACGCTAAAACGTATTATGACTGGGCCAATACTTACAAACTCGTTCGGAAACTCCAGCCCAACATCGTGATCTGGAACGACGGGGGCGACCGCGCCGACCTGCGCTGGGTGGGAACCGAAGCCGGGTACGTTGGTGAAACCAACTGGAGTCTGTTGAACGCTACCGGCGACGTACCCGAAGAACAACTGCGCCACGGTGTCGAAAATGGCAATGCATGGGTGCCGGGCGAAGTAAACACGTCGATTCGGCCGGAGTGGTTTTACCACGAGCGCGAAGACCGGAAAGTGAAAACGCTTCCCCAATTAATGGATACCTATTATAACTCCATTGGTCGGAACGGGACGTTGCTGCTCAATTTTCCGATCATGCCGAACGGGCTGATCAATGAATTGGATGAAAAAGCCGTGCAGGCATTCGCTAAAGCGAGAAACGAAGCGTTCGCGGTGAATCTGGCCAAAAACGCAACGGCGACGGCTTCACAGGTACGTGGTAAAAACGCGGCTTATGCTGCCAATAAAGCCATTGATGCCGATCTGGATAGTTATTGGGCAACGGATGATGCCGTTCGTAACGCATCACTGACGTTGACTTTCAATAAACCTACAGCGTTCAACCGCTTTCTGGTGCAGGAGCCCATACGCCTGGGGCAGCGGGTGAAGTCGTTTACGGTGGAAGCACTCGTCGATGGCAACTGGAAAGAGATTGCCAGAGAAACGACCATCGGCTACAAACGTATTCTGCGGTTTCCAACCGTCGAAGCAACGCAATTGCGCCTGACCATTCTGGACGCTAAAGGCAGCCCATTGATCTCGAATCTCGACGTGTACAAAGCCCCGCTGATTCTGACTCCCCCCATGATCACTCGCAATCAGGCCGGGGATATTCAGATCAAAGCCGGTGACACAGAGTCTGAACTTTATTACACGCTCGATGGCAGCACGCCAACCGCAGCCTCTGCCAAATACACCGCTCCGGTGAAAACCGGCAATGGTAAAGTTGACCTGAAGGCGATTACTTACAATCCGTTCACCAAACAGAGCAGTGTACTCAGCGAAGAAAAGTTTGACGTCGCCCGTAGCGCCTGGAAAATCCTGAGTACGGAGTCGAAGTCGGCGTATCAGGCTTTAGATGGAAACCCAGGTACGTCCTGGCATCAGGATAAAAGCCAGACGATGCCTGCCGATCTGATCATTGATCTGGGGAAAGAGGAAAATCTTACTGGTTTTCGCTACCTGCCTGCCCAAAACTGGTGGGAAGAGGCCAGCATCATTACCCACTATGAATTTGAGGTGTCGACCGATAACAAAACCTGGAAGCGGGTCAGTGAAGGCGAGTTTTCAAACATCAAAAACAGCCCGTTCTGGCAAACCAAACCGTTTGCACCGATCCGCGCCCGATACATTAAACTGCGGGCATTGAAAAACACGCAGGACGGTTCCGCGTCAGGCTACGCGGAAGTGGATGTTGTTACCCAGTGAGTGAGTCTCTTTTGCGATCCAGTGTTTGTCATCCCGACGGCAGGAGGGATCTTCGGTAACTGCTAAAAAAAGCCTCCTACCGAAGATCCCTCCTGCCGTCGGGATGACATAAAACAAATACCCCTAAACCCTAATAAACCATGAACCAACAATCAGTACGTCGACTATGGGTTTGCTTGGCCTTATTCTGCCTGTATAACGGGGCACTGGCCCAGCCGCCCCGTGGTCCGCTGGTGGTGTCGCCACAGGTGAACGCCGACAAAACCGTCACGTTCCGGTATCAGGCTCCGCAGGCGAAAGCGGTGGAGCTGAGTGCGCAGTTTGAAAAAGCGCCCGTGCCCATGACCAAAGATGCACAGGGCATCTGGAGCGCAACGGTAGGCCCCGTCAAACCCGATATCTATCCGTACAACTTTCGGGTAGATGGCGTATCGGTGATGGATCCAGCCAATGTCGCGTTTTTTCCTAACGAGCGGTTCAAAGCCAGCCTGGTCGACGTGCCCGGCGACACGCCCCTGATCCACGCCATGCGCGATGTACCCCACGGGTCGATCAACTACGAATACTATCCGTCGATGGAAGGCACAACGGGCTCTGTGGTCGTGTATACGCCACCGGGCTACGACCAGTCGCCAACCAAAAAATACCCGGTGTATTACCTTATTAGTGGCACGACCGATACCGAAGAGACCTTTTTTAAGGTGGGTAAAACCAACCTGATTCTGGACAATCTGCTGGCCGAAGGCAAGGTGAAACCGATGATCATCGTGATGCCTTACGGCAACATCGCGGCCCGCGTCGCTGAGCAAAAGGGAGGTACAAAACCCGCCGACCCGACTGTGCGGGATGGGGCCGATGCCGTAAAACGCGCCAACGATTTCACAACAGATCTGGTGAGTAACGTGATTCCGTACGTCGAGAAAAACTACCGGGCTATAGCTAATCGGGAGAACCGGGCCATCGGTGGGTTTTCGCGAGGAGGTGGGCAAACGCTTCGGGCGGCCTTCAGCAACATGGACAAATTTGCATGGGTGTGCGCCTACAGTTCCTACCTGTCGCCCCAGGAGATAGATAGTAATTTCAGCCAGATCGTGGCCAAGCCTGAGCAAACCAACAAGCAACTCAAACTGCTCTGGGTGAGCGTGGGTAGCGACGATTTTCTGTACAAAGGCACAGTGGAGTTTATGGATTACCTGAAGGCGAAAAAAGTGAACTACAAAAGCCTGATCACCGGCGGGGGGCATACCTGGATGAACGTCAAAACGTATGTTGCCGCCACTACACCACTGCTATTCCAACAATAACCGGCTACGCCCATGAAACGCATTTTATATAGTTTTCTGGCAGTTTTTGTTTCGGGTATTGCTGTGTTGGCGCAGCAACGCCCGCCAGCCATCAGTTCGCCCGACGTGCACGCCGATCACAGCATCACGTTCCGGTATTTTTCCC contains:
- a CDS encoding sialate O-acetylesterase, whose product is MKKKKLAVVAMLCFFALNAFSQDKNFYIFLCFGQSNMEGNAKIEPQDTVNVNPRFQVMEALDCPTLNRTKGNWYTATPPLCRCKTGLTPADYFGRELVANLPEKVRVGVINVAVGGCKVELFDKDHYESYVTTVPGWMKNFIKEYDGNPYARLVEMAKLAQKDGVIKGILLHQGESNTNDTLWTKKVKVVYDNLMNDLDLKPKKVPLLAGETVNADQGGICASMNNIIATLPQTIKNAHVISSAGCTDSADNLHFNAAGYRELGKRYATQMLSLLGYKSSATN
- a CDS encoding alpha/beta hydrolase, translated to MKALALAALAGWLFAVPLVSNAQEIISLYTGPVPNSKPSDVQESGVDPGILKGITKPTLEYFKPAPDKASGAAVIIIPGGGYGVVVYQGEGINIAKALAEKGVAAFILKYRLPSDAIMPDKKIGPLQDAQQAIKLVRDGAAKWGVDPAKVGVMGFSAGGHLASTAATHFEKAYIDNTSNTNLRPDFQILIYPVISMRDSLTHGGSHDNLLGKNPSRQDVDLFSNELQVRANTPPTYLTHAADDKLVDVDNSIIYFEKLRHLNVPVEMHIYPKGDHGFIFRHPGWMEPLFAWMTINQWIKN
- a CDS encoding alpha-L-fucosidase, producing MTKPFFIQLVFFVLTSLSGFSQSTPPQPVGPLPNANQLRWQKMEYYAFIHFSINTYTDMAWGLGNEDPKLFNPTKLDCRQWARICKEAGMKGIIFTAKHHSGFCLWPSKYTEYSVKNVPWRNGKADIVRELADACKEYGLKFGVYLSPWDRNHADYGKPEYITYFRNQLTELLTNYGDIFEVWYDGANGGSGYYGGANETRKIDAKTYYDWANTYKLVRKLQPNIVIWNDGGDRADLRWVGTEAGYVGETNWSLLNATGDVPEEQLRHGVENGNAWVPGEVNTSIRPEWFYHEREDRKVKTLPQLMDTYYNSIGRNGTLLLNFPIMPNGLINELDEKAVQAFAKARNEAFAVNLAKNATATASQVRGKNAAYAANKAIDADLDSYWATDDAVRNASLTLTFNKPTAFNRFLVQEPIRLGQRVKSFTVEALVDGNWKEIARETTIGYKRILRFPTVEATQLRLTILDAKGSPLISNLDVYKAPLILTPPMITRNQAGDIQIKAGDTESELYYTLDGSTPTAASAKYTAPVKTGNGKVDLKAITYNPFTKQSSVLSEEKFDVARSAWKILSTESKSAYQALDGNPGTSWHQDKSQTMPADLIIDLGKEENLTGFRYLPAQNWWEEASIITHYEFEVSTDNKTWKRVSEGEFSNIKNSPFWQTKPFAPIRARYIKLRALKNTQDGSASGYAEVDVVTQ
- a CDS encoding esterase gives rise to the protein MNQQSVRRLWVCLALFCLYNGALAQPPRGPLVVSPQVNADKTVTFRYQAPQAKAVELSAQFEKAPVPMTKDAQGIWSATVGPVKPDIYPYNFRVDGVSVMDPANVAFFPNERFKASLVDVPGDTPLIHAMRDVPHGSINYEYYPSMEGTTGSVVVYTPPGYDQSPTKKYPVYYLISGTTDTEETFFKVGKTNLILDNLLAEGKVKPMIIVMPYGNIAARVAEQKGGTKPADPTVRDGADAVKRANDFTTDLVSNVIPYVEKNYRAIANRENRAIGGFSRGGGQTLRAAFSNMDKFAWVCAYSSYLSPQEIDSNFSQIVAKPEQTNKQLKLLWVSVGSDDFLYKGTVEFMDYLKAKKVNYKSLITGGGHTWMNVKTYVAATTPLLFQQ